From the Solanum lycopersicum chromosome 10, SLM_r2.1 genome, one window contains:
- the LOC101264271 gene encoding glucomannan 4-beta-mannosyltransferase 9 has product MDRFSSTTLFPDTLAGTRDDLTEQWTIIWEQIKAPLIVPLLRIAVFLCLLMSILLFIERVYMGIVITLVKMFGRKPDKRYKWESLKDDVEIGNSCYPMVLVQIPMYNEKEVYQLSIGAACGLSWPSDRIIIQVLDDSTDPIIKNLVSMECQRWASKGIDIKYEIRDNRNGYKAGALKEGLKHPYVKQCDYVAIFDADFQPEPDFLWRTIPFLVHNPQLGLVQARWKFVNADECLMTRMQEMSLDYHFTVEQEVGSSTYAFFGFNGTAGVWRIAALEEAGGWKDRTTVEDMDLAVRASLKGWKFLYLSALKVKNELPSTFKAYRYQQHRWSCGPANLFRKMFMEIIRNKKVSLWKKIHVIYSFFFVRKVVAHIVTFVFYCVVLPATVLVPEVEVPKWGAVYIPSIITILNAVGTPRSLHLIIFWILFENVMSLHRTKATFIGLLEAGRVNEWIVTEKLGDVLKMKSAIKAVKKPRFRFGDRLLLLELATGAYLFFCGCYDVAFGKNHYFLYLFLQAFAFFIIGFGHIGTFVPNS; this is encoded by the exons ATGGATCGGTTTTCGTCGACGACTCTGTTTCCTGATACACTAGCCGGTACAAGAGATGATTTAACAGAGCAATGGACAATAATTTGGGAACAGATTAAAGCTCCATTAATTGTTCCACTTCTTAGAATCGCGGTGTTTTTGTGTCTGTTAATGTCGATTTTGCTCTTCATTGAGAGAGTGTATATGGGGATTGTGATTACGCTAGTGAAAATGTTTGGTCGAAAACCAGATAAACGTTATAAATGGGAATCTTTAAAAGATGATGTTGAGATTGGAAATTCATGTTATCCCATGGTTCTTGTTCAAATTCCAATGTATAATGAAAAAGAG GTTTATCAGCTTTCAATTGGTGCTGCATGTGGACTTTCATGGCCTTCTGATCGTATTATAATTCAAGTTCTTGATGATTCAACTGATCCTATTATTAAG AATTTGGTGTCAATGGAGTGCCAAAGATGGGCAAGCAAAGGAAtagatataaaatatgaaataagagACAACAGAAATGGGTACAAAGCAGGAGCATTGAAGGAAGGATTGAAACATCCATATGTGAAACAATGTGATTATGTTGCTATATTTGATGCTGATTTTCAACCTGAACCTGATTTTCTCTGGCGCACCATTCCATTTTTAGTACACAATCCTCAACTCGGACTTGTTCAAGCTCGTTGGAAATTCG TGAATGCTGATGAATGCTTGATGACAAGGATGCAAGAAATGTCCCTGGATTATCATTTCACAGTGGAGCAAGAAGTGGGCTCTTCCACCTATGCTTTTTTTGGCTTTAATG GGACAGCCGGTGTTTGGAGAATCGCCGCATTGGAGGAGGCTGGAGGTTGGAAGGATAGGACAACAGTCGAGGATATGGACCTGGCCGTCCGCGCTAGTCTCAAGGGCTGGAAATTCTTGTACCTTTCTGCTCTCAAG GTGAAAAATGAATTACCAAGTACATTCAAGGCGTATCGCTATCAACAACATCGTTGGTCCTGTGGCCCGGCCAATCTTTTCAGGAAAATGTTTATGGAGATCATAAGAAACAAG AAAGTATCGTTGTGGAAGAAGATTCATGTGATTTACAGCTTCTTCTTTGTAAGGAAAGTTGTAGCTCACATTGTGACATTTGTGTTCTACTGTGTCGTACTACCTGCAACTGTATTAGTACCTGAGGTTGAGGTTCCGAAATGGGGAGCCGTTTACATTCCTTCCATTATTACAATACTCAACGCAGTTGGAACTCCACG gtcgttacatctgATAATATTTTGGATCCTTTTCGAGAATGTCATGTCACTACATCGAACAAAGGCTACGTTCATTGGATTGTTAGAGGCAGGAAGAGTCAACGAATGGATTGTCACCGAGAAACTAGGGGATGTTCTCAAGATGAAATCAGCCATCAAAGCAGTTAAAAAACCTCGATTTAGGTTTGGTGACAG ACTACTTTTGTTAGAGCTAGCCACTGGTGCTTACCTCTTCTTTTGTGGATGTTATGACGTCGCCTTTGGGAAAAATCACTATTTCTTGTACCTCTTCCTTCAAGCATTCGCCTTCTTCATCATCGGATTTGGTCATATTGGTACTTTTGTTCCCAACTCTTAA
- the LOC101264574 gene encoding cytochrome P450 76A2-like, with product MEWELSYLFFSSIILLSIFILFFSKKNSTYNLPPGPPGLPVFGNMFELGTERYKKMAALKQKYGPVLGLKVGTSTNIMVVQTAQAAAELFKNHDTSFADRPLVDVNSAHNYYQGSPALARYGPFWRFQRRICTVEMFVHKKISETVRVRRKCVDDMLKWIEKAGCSAEKGSGIEVTRFVFLASFNMLGNLILSKDLADPESEEASEFFHAMKGIMEWSGVANVSDVFPFLRKFDLQSLRKKMTRDMGKAMEIMSMLLKERKKGMEKMKDFLDVLLEFEGTGKDEPAKLSEHEIKVFILEMFLAGTETTSSSVEWALTELLRHPQAMAEVKTEISKAVGSNNKFEESDIENLPYMQAVIKESLRLHPPLPFLIPRETIQDTKFMGYDVLKGTQVLVNAWAIGRDPECWDDPMSFKPERFLGSKIDVKGQHYELIPFGAGRRMCVGLPLGHRMMHFALGSLLHEFDWELPDGVSPKSINMDESMGVTARKRDSLKVIPKKV from the exons ATGGAATGGGAATTGAGCTAtctgtttttttcttcaatcATCCTGTTATCAATTTTCATCCtatttttttctaagaaaaataGTACTTACAATTTACCTCCAGGGCCACCTGGATTACCAGTTTTTGGTAACATGTTTGAACTAGGAACAGAGCGCTACAAAAAAATGGCAGCTCTAAAACAGAAATATGGCCCTGTTTTGGGGTTAAAAGTTGGCACCTCAACAAATATTATGGTTGTTCAAACAGCTCAGGCTGCTGCAGAGTTATTCAAAAACCATGATACTTCCTTCGCGGATCGACCACTGGTCGATGTGAATTCAGCACATAATTACTATCAAGGATCTCCGGCTTTAGCTCGATACGGCCCCTTTTGGAGGTTTCAAAGACGGATATGTACTGTGGAAATGTTTGTACACAAAAAGATCAGTGAAACAGTGCGAGTAAGGCGAAAAtgtgtggatgatatgttgaaatGGATAGAAAAAGCAGGGTGTTCTGCTGAAAAAGGAAGTGGAATTGAGGTAACGCGTTTTGTGTTCCTAGCATCGTTTAATATGCTGGGGAATTTGATTCTATCGAAAGATTTGGCTGATCCTGAATCCGAGGAGGCCTCGGAGTTCTTCCATGCTATGAAGGGAATCATGGAGTGGTCAGGTGTTGCTAATGTTTCTGATGTATTTCCGTTTCTTAGAAAGTTCGATTTACAAAGTTTGAGGAAGAAGATGACGCGAGACATGGGGAAGGCCATGGAGATCATGTCTATGTTACTCAAAGAACGAAAGAAAGGTATGGAGAAAATGAAAGATTTTTTGGATGTGTTGCTTGAATTTGAAGGCACTGGAAAAGATGAACCAGCTAAATTATCAGAACATGAGATTAAAGTATTCATActg GAAATGTTTCTAGCTGGTACAGAGACGACAAGCAGTAGCGTTGAATGGGCACTAACAGAGCTTTTGCGCCATCCACAAGCAATGGCTGAAGTGAAAACAGAGATATCAAAAGCAGTAGGATCAAACAACAAGTTTGAAGAAAGTGATATCGAAAATCTTCCTTATATGCAAGCTGTAATCAAAGAATCACTTCGTTTACATCCTCCTCTCCCTTTCTTGATCCCAAGAGAGACAATTCAAGACACTAAGTTCATGGGGTACGACGTGCTAAAAGGGACTCAAGTCCTCGTAAATGCCTGGGCAATTGGAAGAGATCCTGAATGTTGGGACGACCCTATGAGTTTCAAGCCTGAGAGGTTTCTTGGCTCGAAAATAGATGTAAAGGGTCAGCATTATGAGCTAATTCCATTTGGTGCAGGACGAAGAATGTGTGTTGGTTTGCCTTTAGGCCATCGAATGATGCATTTCGCTCTTGGATCGTTGCTTCATGAATTCGATTGGGAGCTTCCAGATGGTGTGTCTCCTAAATCTATTAATATGGATGAAAGCATGGGAGTAACAGCTAGAAAACGCGACTCTTTGAAAGTGATTCCAAAAAAGGTTTGA
- the LOC101264876 gene encoding cytochrome P450 76A2, with translation MEWEWSYLFFSAIIFLPILILFFSQKKSSKCCYNLPPGPPGLPIFGNMFELGKEPYKKMSALKQKYGPVLGLKLGPSTNIMVVQTAEAAAELFKNHDTSFADRPIVDVNQAHNYFQGSLAVGRYGSFWRFQRRICTVEMFVHKKISETVPIRRKCVDNMLKWIEKTVNSAEKGNGIEVTRFVFLASFNMLGNLILSKDLADPESEEASEFFHAMKGIMEWSGIANVSDIFPFLRKFDLQSLRKKMTRDMGKAMEIMSMLLKERKKGMEKMKDFLDVLLEFEGTGKDEPAKLSEHEIKVLIVEMFLAGSETTSSSVEWALTELLRHPQAMAEVKTEISKAVGSNNKFEESDIENLPYMQAVIKESLRLHPPLPFLIPRETIHDTKFMGYDVLKGTQVLVNAWAIGRDPECWDDPMSFKPERFLGSKIDVKGQHYELIPFGAGRRMCVGLPLGHRMMHFALGSLLHEFEWELPDGVSPKSINMDESMGVTARKRDSLKVIPKKAYYLS, from the exons atggaatgGGAATGGAGCTATCTATTTTTCTCTGCAATCATCTTTTTACCAATTTTGATCCTATTTTTTTCTCAGAAAAAGAGTAGTAAATGTTGTTACAATTTACCTCCAGGGCCGCCTGGATTACCAATTTTTGGTAACATGTTTGAACTTGGAAAAGAGCCTTACAAAAAAATGTCAGCTCTAAAACAGAAATATGGCCCTGTTTTGGGGTTAAAACTTGGCCCCTCAACAAACATTATGGTTGTTCAAACAGCTGAGGCTGCTGCAGAATTATTTAAGAATCATGATACGTCCTTCGCGGATCGACCAATCGTTGATGTAAATCAGGCACATAATTACTTTCAAGGGTCTCTGGCTGTAGGCAGATATGGCTCCTTTTGGCGATTTCAAAGGCGGATATGTACTGTGGAAATGTTTGTACACAAAAAAATCAGTGAAACAGTGCCAATAAGGCGAAAATGTGTGGATAATATGTTGAAATGGATAGAGAAAACAGTGAATTCTGCTGAAAAAGGAAATGGAATTGAGGTAACACGTTTTGTGTTCCTAGCATCGTTTAATATGCTGGGGAATTTGATTCTATCGAAAGATTTGGCTGATCCTGAATCCGAGGAGGCCTCGGAGTTCTTCCATGCTATGAAGGGAATCATGGAGTGGTCAGGTATTGCTAATGTTTCTGATATATTTCCGTTTCTTAGAAAGTTCGATTTACAAAGTTTGAGGAAGAAGATGACGCGAGACATGGGGAAGGCCATGGAGATCATGTCTATGTTACTCAAAGAACGAAAGAAAGGTATGGAGAAAATGAAAGATTTTTTGGATGTGTTGCTTGAATTCGAAGGCACTGGAAAAGATGAACCAGCTAAATTATCAGAACATGAGATCAAAGTATTAATAGTG GAAATGTTTCTAGCTGGTTCAGAGACGACAAGCAGTAGCGTTGAATGGGCACTAACAGAGCTTTTGCGCCATCCACAAGCAATGGCTGAAGTGAAAACAGAGATATCAAAAGCAGTAGGATCAAACAACAAGTTTGAAGAAAGTGATATCGAAAATCTTCCTTATATGCAAGCTGTAATCAAAGAATCACTCCGTTTACATCCTCCTCTCCCTTTCTTGATCCCAAGAGAGACGATTCATGACACTAAGTTCATGGGGTACGACGTGCTAAAAGGGACTCAAGTCCTCGTAAATGCCTGGGCAATTGGAAGAGATCCTGAATGTTGGGACGACCCTATGAGTTTCAAGCCTGAGAGGTTTCTTGGCTCGAAAATAGATGTAAAGGGTCAGCATTATGAGCTAATTCCATTTGGTGCAGGACGAAGAATGTGTGTTGGTTTGCCTTTAGGTCATCGAATGATGCATTTCGCTCTGGGATCGTTACTTCATGAATTCGAATGGGAGCTTCCTGATGGTGTGTCTCCTAAATCTATCAATATGGATGAAAGCATGGGAGTAACAGCAAGAAAACGCGACTCTTTGAAAGTCATACCAAAAAAGGCTTACTATTTATCCTAg